The following proteins are encoded in a genomic region of Candidatus Methylospira mobilis:
- the cas1f gene encoding type I-F CRISPR-associated endonuclease Cas1f, protein MDQLSDLKAILHSKRANIYYLEKCRVMQKDGRVVYLTDETNEKQYWNIPIANTTVILLGMGTSITQSAVRMLASAGVLIGFSGSGGTPLIAAGEVEWLSPQSEYRPTEYVQNWLAFWFDGNKRLAVAKRLQQLRLDYLQQVWGRDRDLQAHGLYADDADVERALSNAKTKIAQSASVTDLLTAEAQLTKNLYKIAANLTRHDGFTRDHAGEDDANAFLNHGNYLAYGLAATTLWVLGIPHGFAVMHGKTRRGALVFDVADLVKDALVLPWAFICASEKMNEQEFRQQCLQSFAEHKALDFMFEAVKTLSEEGSRL, encoded by the coding sequence ATGGACCAACTTTCCGATCTGAAAGCGATATTACACTCCAAGCGCGCCAACATTTATTACCTGGAAAAGTGCCGGGTAATGCAGAAGGACGGCCGGGTGGTGTATCTCACCGACGAAACCAATGAAAAACAATACTGGAATATCCCGATTGCCAACACCACGGTGATACTGCTGGGCATGGGTACTTCGATCACGCAGTCGGCGGTCAGGATGCTGGCATCCGCCGGGGTGTTGATCGGCTTCAGCGGCAGCGGCGGCACGCCGCTGATTGCCGCCGGCGAGGTGGAATGGCTGTCGCCGCAAAGCGAATACCGTCCAACCGAATACGTTCAGAACTGGCTGGCGTTCTGGTTCGACGGCAACAAACGCCTGGCGGTGGCGAAACGTTTGCAGCAACTGCGTCTCGATTATTTACAGCAGGTTTGGGGCAGGGACAGGGATTTGCAAGCGCACGGTTTATATGCCGACGATGCCGATGTGGAGCGGGCATTGAGCAACGCCAAAACCAAAATAGCGCAGAGCGCGAGTGTGACCGACCTGCTGACGGCGGAAGCGCAGCTCACCAAAAACCTCTATAAAATCGCCGCCAACCTGACCCGGCATGACGGTTTTACGCGCGATCATGCCGGTGAAGACGACGCCAACGCCTTTTTGAATCACGGCAATTATCTGGCTTACGGTCTGGCCGCCACCACGCTCTGGGTGCTGGGCATACCGCACGGCTTCGCGGTCATGCACGGCAAAACCCGGCGCGGCGCGTTGGTTTTCGATGTCGCCGATCTGGTGAAGGATGCGTTGGTTCTGCCCTGGGCGTTTATCTGTGCCTCGGAAAAAATGAACGAACAGGAATTTCGCCAGCAATGCCTGCAAAGCTTTGCCGAACATAAGGCGCTGGATTTCATGTTCGAGGCTGTCAAAACGTTGAGCGAGGAAGGCAGCCGCTTATGA
- a CDS encoding type II toxin-antitoxin system HicA family toxin, protein MVNLALGAKKTEREGSRVRFTLHGVEWHAHRPHPGKEAKKYQVEQVRAILTQLEITP, encoded by the coding sequence ATTGTTAATCTCGCACTCGGTGCTAAAAAAACCGAGCGAGAAGGTTCTCGCGTGAGATTCACGCTACATGGCGTAGAGTGGCACGCTCATCGCCCTCACCCGGGTAAGGAAGCGAAAAAGTATCAGGTTGAACAAGTGCGCGCTATCCTCACGCAACTGGAGATCACACCATGA
- a CDS encoding type II toxin-antitoxin system HicB family antitoxin translates to MNTMTYKGYSAHIEFDERDNIFVGRVLGVSAIIGFHGETVTELRADFEAAIDFMIDDSNARGETPASGKLTQNAPPEMRVHAAALVAAQTAGKSLSQWVSDVLGEATHA, encoded by the coding sequence ATGAATACGATGACTTATAAGGGCTATAGCGCCCATATTGAATTCGACGAGCGCGATAATATTTTTGTAGGGCGCGTACTGGGGGTAAGCGCTATCATCGGTTTTCATGGCGAAACCGTGACGGAGTTGCGCGCCGATTTCGAGGCGGCTATCGACTTCATGATTGACGATAGCAATGCGCGTGGCGAGACGCCGGCCAGTGGAAAATTAACACAGAATGCGCCGCCGGAGATGCGGGTGCATGCCGCCGCGCTGGTAGCTGCACAAACAGCGGGTAAAAGCCTGAGTCAATGGGTTTCTGATGTGTTGGGTGAAGCAACCCATGCCTAG
- the csy2 gene encoding type I-F CRISPR-associated protein Csy2 — MKQMLLLPKISIHNANALSSPYTIGFPAMTAWFGAVHALQRRMNQTGNPEPLFNSIGVVCHAITLHTHRGRGDYVHSIVGTGNPLDKNGERPSFIEEARCDLNISLIVECENLPLDREALRASLSGHINAGWKVAGGDILAFSQPEFIAVDEIKALRSLMRRVMPGYALIERRDLMIDAMQNGADAIDALLDYLKVAYRSEIADDGTVEWTAKRKSGGWIVPIATGFHGVSEPGRAENQRDPDTPHRFAESLVTLGEFRMPYRIRHLDEILWRSRYDAENHLYLIEQNHRSRSPLSPLPAGEG, encoded by the coding sequence ATGAAACAGATGCTGCTGTTGCCGAAAATCTCGATCCACAACGCCAACGCGCTGTCCAGCCCCTATACCATCGGCTTTCCGGCAATGACCGCCTGGTTCGGCGCAGTACATGCCTTGCAGCGGCGGATGAATCAGACCGGCAACCCGGAACCGCTTTTCAACAGCATCGGCGTGGTTTGCCACGCCATTACCCTGCACACCCACCGGGGGCGCGGCGATTATGTGCATTCCATCGTCGGCACCGGCAATCCGCTCGATAAAAACGGCGAACGCCCTTCGTTTATCGAAGAAGCGCGCTGCGATCTCAATATTTCGCTGATAGTGGAATGCGAGAACCTGCCGCTCGATCGCGAAGCATTACGGGCGTCCTTGTCGGGCCATATTAACGCCGGATGGAAAGTTGCCGGAGGCGATATTCTGGCGTTTTCTCAGCCGGAGTTCATAGCTGTTGACGAAATCAAGGCGTTGCGCTCCCTGATGCGCCGTGTAATGCCGGGCTATGCGTTGATCGAACGCCGCGACCTGATGATAGACGCGATGCAAAACGGCGCGGACGCCATCGACGCGCTGCTGGATTACCTGAAGGTAGCCTACCGCAGCGAAATAGCGGACGACGGCACAGTGGAATGGACGGCGAAACGCAAAAGCGGCGGCTGGATCGTGCCGATCGCAACCGGCTTCCATGGCGTCAGCGAACCGGGCCGTGCCGAAAATCAGCGCGACCCGGATACCCCGCACCGTTTCGCCGAAAGCCTGGTCACGCTGGGCGAGTTCAGGATGCCGTACCGCATCCGGCACTTGGACGAAATACTTTGGCGCAGCCGCTACGACGCGGAAAACCATCTTTACCTGATCGAACAAAACCATCGCAGTCGCAGCCCTTTGTCCCCTCTCCCTGCGGGAGAGGGCTAG
- a CDS encoding UvrD-helicase domain-containing protein, translating to MRVLEYIGLNKSIAKAAYKKVKAAIERDDFRSAEVKKLTSLSHGKFYRARLDASNRLLFSIVRHGDTVYALMLEVIANHAYDKSRFLRGAAVDEALIPNVDAREAANDAEEVRYIHPERGDIHLLDKVISFDDVQEAIYCLPPPLIVVGGAGSGKTALTLEKMKHAEGEVLYVTHSAYLAQSARDLYYANGFEHPGQEAIFLSYREFVETIRVPTGREAGWRDFSSWFSRQRAGFKGVDAHQAFEEIRGVIAADAVGVLSLEQYRELGVRQSIFPLDQRDALYGLFEKYRVWLQETKLYDLNLIAHEWRQEAQPRYDFVVVDEVQDLTTAQLALILAQLKKPGHFLLCGDSNQIVHPNFFSWSKVKSLFWNDPDLAAHQELKVLRANFRNGGEAIRVSNALLKVKHRRFGSIDRESNFLVEAVSGDLGAVTTLADKDNVKRELNEKTKASTQFAVLVMRDEDKAEARRFFQTPLIFSIHEAKGLEYENIVLYRFVSANRAEYLEIAEGVTARDLEVEELDYRRARDKSDKSLEVYKFFVNALYVALTRAIKRIYLIESDARHPLLQLLGIQAGADKMQVEAKTSTLEDWQKEARKLELQGKQEQADAIRKNILKQVPVPWPVFDEARLREHLGKVFHEQAPSAKYRHQLFEYAAMYSESVLVAYLGRYGKYEQAKHYAQQFPSLRRKHLGRYEQNNFKEVLRECERHGVDYRSPMNFTPLMAAAATGNIPLIEALLERGANIELTDHLGRNALHWAMVRVFQHKDKQFAQQSFATIYGLIAPPAVDVMAGERLVRIDRHLSEYFLFQTMWALFKFCFSRGRWGEPPAFDTKALLAAYELAPLSVLPEHRRKRPYLSGVLSRNEVERDYAYNRRLFQRVRTGWYQFNPALSVRVKNGEEEAWTPVYAALNLPLVKEFSEPMYWRFVDRLLRPDIYEPTGNPVSAELYLAEHGGNPYE from the coding sequence ATGAGAGTTCTCGAATATATCGGCCTGAATAAATCCATAGCCAAGGCCGCTTACAAAAAAGTCAAGGCAGCCATTGAGCGCGACGATTTCCGCTCGGCTGAAGTGAAAAAACTGACCAGCCTGAGCCACGGCAAATTTTACCGCGCCCGTCTCGACGCTTCCAACCGGCTGCTGTTTTCCATCGTGCGTCACGGCGATACGGTTTATGCGTTGATGCTGGAGGTAATCGCCAACCATGCTTACGACAAATCGCGCTTTCTGCGCGGAGCGGCGGTGGACGAAGCGCTGATTCCCAACGTCGATGCGCGCGAAGCCGCCAACGACGCTGAAGAAGTGCGCTATATACATCCCGAGCGCGGCGATATCCATTTGCTGGACAAGGTGATTTCCTTCGACGACGTTCAAGAGGCGATTTATTGTCTGCCGCCGCCGCTGATCGTGGTGGGCGGGGCCGGTAGCGGCAAGACCGCGCTGACGCTGGAAAAGATGAAACACGCCGAGGGCGAGGTGCTGTACGTTACCCACTCCGCCTATCTGGCGCAAAGCGCGCGCGATTTGTATTACGCCAACGGCTTCGAGCACCCGGGCCAGGAGGCGATATTCCTGTCTTATCGCGAATTCGTCGAAACCATACGCGTACCCACCGGGCGCGAAGCCGGCTGGCGCGATTTTTCTTCGTGGTTCAGCCGCCAGCGCGCCGGCTTCAAGGGCGTGGACGCGCATCAGGCGTTCGAGGAAATACGGGGCGTTATCGCTGCCGATGCCGTCGGGGTGCTCAGCCTCGAACAATACCGCGAACTGGGCGTGCGCCAGTCGATTTTTCCGCTAGACCAGCGCGACGCCCTTTACGGCCTGTTCGAAAAATATCGCGTCTGGCTGCAGGAAACCAAACTATACGATCTCAACCTCATCGCTCACGAATGGCGGCAGGAAGCGCAGCCGCGTTACGACTTCGTGGTAGTGGACGAGGTGCAGGATTTGACCACAGCTCAACTCGCTCTGATACTGGCGCAATTGAAAAAACCGGGGCATTTCCTGCTGTGCGGCGATTCCAACCAGATTGTCCATCCCAATTTTTTCTCCTGGAGCAAGGTCAAGTCGCTGTTCTGGAATGATCCCGATCTGGCCGCCCACCAGGAATTGAAGGTGCTGCGCGCCAATTTCCGCAACGGCGGCGAAGCCATCCGCGTCTCCAACGCGTTGCTGAAAGTCAAACACAGGCGTTTCGGCTCTATCGACCGCGAAAGCAATTTTCTGGTGGAGGCGGTTTCCGGCGATTTGGGCGCAGTCACGACCTTGGCGGATAAAGACAACGTCAAGCGCGAGCTGAACGAAAAAACCAAAGCCTCCACCCAGTTCGCGGTGCTGGTGATGCGCGACGAAGACAAGGCCGAAGCGCGCCGCTTTTTCCAGACGCCGCTGATCTTTTCCATCCACGAGGCCAAGGGGCTGGAGTACGAAAATATCGTGCTGTACCGCTTCGTTTCCGCCAATCGCGCCGAATATCTGGAAATTGCCGAAGGCGTGACAGCCAGGGATCTGGAAGTCGAAGAGCTGGACTATCGCCGCGCCAGGGATAAAAGCGACAAGTCGCTGGAAGTCTACAAGTTTTTCGTCAACGCCTTGTATGTAGCGCTGACCCGCGCGATCAAACGCATCTATCTGATCGAATCCGACGCGCGCCATCCGTTGCTACAATTGCTGGGCATTCAGGCCGGCGCGGACAAAATGCAGGTGGAGGCCAAAACCTCCACGCTGGAGGATTGGCAGAAAGAAGCGCGCAAACTGGAATTGCAGGGCAAGCAGGAACAGGCCGACGCCATCCGCAAGAACATACTCAAACAGGTTCCGGTTCCGTGGCCGGTATTCGACGAAGCCAGGCTGCGCGAACATCTGGGCAAGGTGTTTCACGAACAGGCGCCCAGCGCGAAATACCGCCATCAGCTGTTCGAATACGCCGCCATGTACAGCGAGTCCGTTCTGGTCGCTTATTTGGGGCGCTACGGCAAATACGAGCAGGCCAAACATTACGCGCAACAATTTCCGTCGCTGCGGCGCAAGCACCTGGGCCGCTACGAGCAGAACAATTTCAAGGAGGTTCTGCGCGAATGCGAGCGTCACGGCGTCGATTACCGTTCGCCGATGAATTTTACGCCATTGATGGCTGCAGCAGCCACGGGCAATATCCCGCTGATCGAAGCTTTGCTGGAGCGCGGCGCCAACATCGAATTGACCGACCATCTTGGGCGCAACGCCTTGCATTGGGCCATGGTCAGGGTATTTCAACATAAGGATAAGCAATTCGCCCAACAGTCTTTCGCCACAATTTACGGCTTGATCGCCCCGCCTGCTGTGGACGTAATGGCAGGCGAACGCCTGGTGCGCATTGATCGCCATTTGAGCGAGTATTTTCTGTTCCAGACGATGTGGGCCTTGTTCAAATTCTGCTTCAGCAGGGGGCGATGGGGAGAGCCGCCCGCCTTCGATACCAAAGCTTTGCTCGCCGCCTACGAACTGGCGCCGTTGTCGGTGCTGCCGGAACATCGCCGCAAGCGCCCCTATTTATCCGGCGTGCTGTCTCGCAACGAGGTGGAGCGCGATTACGCCTATAACCGGCGTTTATTTCAACGCGTTAGAACAGGCTGGTATCAGTTCAACCCCGCTCTGTCAGTGCGTGTTAAAAACGGCGAGGAAGAAGCCTGGACGCCTGTCTACGCCGCGCTCAATTTGCCGTTGGTTAAGGAATTCTCCGAACCCATGTATTGGCGCTTTGTCGATCGGCTGTTAAGGCCGGATATCTACGAGCCGACCGGTAATCCTGTGTCGGCGGAGTTGTATCTGGCTGAGCATGGCGGCAACCCTTACGAGTGA
- the csy1 gene encoding type I-F CRISPR-associated protein Csy1: protein MLDIVLQAFLSARIKNVSNPSSSELEKELDDWLPSAAKKANKLSRVSHPVKFSHPDAKNISEICATSNFKADGFLRTGNADTELDTIFDTSANIPIWKFLSLQLTDGKSILEHLQQDSAYIKQQLTIPSMPFIEIQQGLLSITELSDTVKTSEKIKQVYFPVDAGYHLLSLLTPSGLMFALKARINAMRFSDAAKQAREDRRKQQHNEHGYDELYNLTEIGYGGSNKQNISELNSTNGGTAYLLPSLPPQLEAREVRVPKLSFFADSLYYRQYQRDFQAFHRNLLFYRNDMENRQARDDLILQIVEQVIDKCWQMRQLPAGWSENTRLPLRQKIWLDEHYREQRENTDDWLEPIMKDYAHWFVYTYKKILGKEHVAVGDVELTHIRRVIAEHREGWR from the coding sequence ATGCTAGATATTGTATTACAAGCATTTTTATCCGCCCGGATAAAAAATGTGTCAAATCCAAGCTCATCAGAACTGGAAAAAGAACTGGATGATTGGTTGCCGAGCGCAGCAAAAAAAGCAAATAAACTATCCAGAGTCAGCCATCCCGTTAAATTCAGCCATCCTGACGCCAAAAACATCAGTGAAATCTGTGCAACATCCAATTTCAAAGCTGATGGTTTTTTGCGAACAGGTAATGCCGATACTGAGCTCGATACTATTTTTGACACATCGGCAAACATTCCCATCTGGAAATTTCTATCGCTCCAATTGACAGACGGAAAATCTATCTTGGAACATCTACAGCAAGATAGCGCTTATATTAAACAACAATTAACAATACCGTCGATGCCGTTTATTGAAATCCAGCAAGGCTTGCTTTCTATCACCGAGCTTTCCGATACCGTTAAAACTTCCGAAAAAATCAAACAGGTTTATTTCCCGGTCGATGCAGGCTATCACCTGCTGTCGCTACTGACGCCCTCCGGCCTGATGTTCGCGCTGAAAGCGCGCATCAACGCGATGCGCTTTTCCGATGCCGCAAAACAGGCGCGCGAAGACCGGCGTAAACAGCAGCATAACGAACACGGTTACGACGAGCTTTATAACCTGACCGAGATCGGCTACGGCGGTTCGAATAAACAAAATATCAGTGAATTGAATAGCACAAACGGAGGCACGGCCTATCTGTTGCCATCCTTGCCGCCGCAACTGGAAGCGCGCGAAGTGCGCGTGCCAAAATTAAGTTTTTTTGCCGACAGCCTGTATTACAGACAGTATCAACGCGATTTCCAGGCCTTTCACCGCAATCTGCTTTTTTACCGGAATGACATGGAAAACCGCCAGGCCCGCGATGATTTGATCTTGCAGATCGTGGAGCAAGTCATCGACAAATGCTGGCAGATGCGGCAACTGCCAGCCGGATGGTCGGAAAATACCCGCTTACCCTTGCGGCAAAAAATCTGGCTGGATGAACACTATCGCGAACAGCGCGAAAATACCGACGATTGGCTGGAACCGATCATGAAAGATTACGCGCATTGGTTTGTATATACCTATAAAAAAATCTTAGGTAAAGAACATGTTGCTGTGGGCGATGTCGAACTGACGCATATCCGGCGCGTGATTGCCGAACATCGGGAGGGGTGGAGATGA
- the cas3f gene encoding type I-F CRISPR-associated helicase Cas3f, with protein sequence MMVTFVSQCEKNALNKTRRVLDSFADRIGDCTWQTVITSDGLDAVKKLLRKTASKNTAVSCHWLRSRGRSELVWIVGNRKKFNAQGIVPVHSTRKTVINTQWENDWRLLPLIKALAALAALFHDWGKASLFFQSKLKPGKSKKIIADPLRHEWVSCLLLHAFVNGDSDECWLSRLAAGEIDEAQLKTILAANATHKPLAKLPPAASMLAWLMVAHHRLPLPQDSFKGAPQVTQFELLFSVISAEFGYRNSDENIADCLTFPKGLPSRSARWLKQAKKWAVRLQDALPLLQQAVSDGSYRLILQHARLSLMLGDHHYSSQDADKQWGNALPLYANTDKKTGRFKQALDEHLIGVARQTLINAQLLPAFEDDVPRVYDVKRLKQKSADDRFRWQDKAVEKIKAWKAEENTGNARYGFFAVNMASTGCGKTLANAKIMQALSVDGDSLRYALALGLRTLTLQTGQEYRDRIGLDDSELAVMIGSRAVMELHRQTAEAAADAESDHEKNGSESTEELWEDNAIDFEIPDHTLSALSTVWCDGNGKADERKQKFLYAPVLACTIDHLMAATETKRGGRYILPYLRLMSSDLVIDEIDDFDGDDLVAIGRLIHLAGMLGRKVMISSATIPPDLAEGYFNAYQQGWRLFALTRDIKHQIGCAWIDEFATRIETVQDAEIPVRRQSYRQAHQHFIEKRSGQLQKQPVRRIAEIVACIPSDCDETGMEQQYFAVVQQAIIVQHRRHALTDPHSGKYVSFGVVRMANIPPCIRLTQYLAQAQWPETVDMRVMAYHSQQVLLLRHAQEKHLDTVLKRSKRSPFDDTLIRRHLDHSTAENLIFILVATPVEEVGRDHDFDWAVVEPSSYRSIIQLAGRILRHRFDILPQSANIALMQYNLKALKQQRPAYCRPGYESEKFPLASHDLMDLIPGAQLANINALPRIRRNAELRPDNNLADLEHASIRHLLTAYDDQGPQALQGWLDECWWLTALPQHLKPFRKQDNHQNLYLMPEGKFVEKTPDGGINPVETYYKIHRDPSDQAWSGKLWLHRDYEELLEQQAERQGLSLLQAALRYGEISVRIGEKEKLSGNGFEYSDQLGMWKKQ encoded by the coding sequence ATGATGGTGACCTTCGTTTCGCAGTGCGAGAAAAACGCGCTGAACAAAACCCGCCGCGTACTCGACAGCTTTGCCGATCGTATCGGCGATTGTACCTGGCAAACAGTGATCACCAGCGACGGCCTCGATGCAGTAAAAAAACTGCTGCGCAAAACCGCATCGAAAAACACCGCCGTTTCCTGCCACTGGCTGCGTAGCCGTGGACGCAGCGAGCTGGTGTGGATCGTCGGCAACCGTAAAAAATTCAATGCGCAAGGCATCGTGCCGGTGCATAGCACGCGTAAAACCGTCATCAACACCCAATGGGAAAACGACTGGCGTTTGCTGCCGCTGATCAAGGCATTGGCCGCGTTGGCGGCGCTGTTTCATGATTGGGGCAAGGCCTCCCTGTTTTTTCAATCCAAACTGAAACCGGGCAAATCGAAAAAAATCATCGCCGATCCGCTACGCCACGAATGGGTATCCTGTCTGCTGCTGCATGCGTTTGTGAACGGCGACAGCGATGAGTGCTGGCTGTCGCGTCTGGCCGCAGGCGAAATCGACGAAGCACAGCTCAAAACAATATTGGCGGCAAACGCCACTCATAAACCATTGGCAAAATTGCCGCCCGCCGCTTCCATGCTGGCGTGGCTGATGGTTGCGCATCATCGCTTGCCGCTGCCCCAGGATAGTTTCAAAGGCGCGCCGCAGGTTACACAATTCGAGCTGTTATTTTCAGTCATCAGCGCCGAATTCGGCTATCGAAACAGCGATGAAAACATCGCCGATTGCCTGACTTTCCCGAAAGGCTTGCCCAGCCGGTCTGCTCGCTGGTTAAAGCAGGCAAAAAAATGGGCGGTGCGCCTGCAGGATGCGTTACCGCTGCTGCAGCAAGCCGTCAGCGACGGCAGCTACCGGCTGATTTTGCAGCATGCGCGTTTGAGCCTGATGCTGGGCGATCACCATTATTCCTCGCAGGATGCCGACAAACAGTGGGGCAACGCGCTGCCGCTGTACGCCAACACCGACAAAAAAACCGGCCGATTCAAACAGGCGCTGGACGAACACTTGATCGGCGTCGCCAGACAGACATTGATAAACGCGCAATTGTTGCCTGCTTTCGAAGACGACGTGCCGCGCGTTTACGATGTAAAAAGACTGAAACAAAAAAGCGCCGACGACCGCTTCCGCTGGCAGGACAAGGCCGTGGAAAAAATCAAGGCCTGGAAAGCCGAAGAAAACACCGGCAACGCGCGCTACGGTTTTTTCGCGGTCAACATGGCCAGTACCGGCTGCGGTAAAACCCTGGCCAACGCCAAAATCATGCAGGCTTTATCCGTCGACGGCGACAGCCTGCGTTATGCGCTGGCGCTCGGGTTGCGCACGCTGACGCTGCAAACCGGCCAGGAATACCGCGACCGCATAGGCCTGGACGATAGCGAACTGGCGGTGATGATCGGTTCGCGCGCGGTGATGGAACTGCACCGGCAAACGGCGGAAGCGGCAGCGGATGCCGAAAGCGATCACGAAAAAAACGGTTCCGAATCGACGGAAGAATTATGGGAAGACAACGCGATTGATTTCGAGATACCGGATCACACCTTAAGCGCGCTCAGTACCGTGTGGTGCGATGGCAACGGCAAGGCCGACGAACGCAAACAAAAATTCCTGTACGCCCCGGTTCTGGCCTGCACCATCGATCATCTGATGGCGGCAACCGAAACCAAGCGCGGCGGACGCTATATCCTGCCGTATTTGCGCCTGATGTCGTCGGATCTGGTGATAGATGAAATCGACGACTTCGACGGCGACGATCTGGTCGCAATAGGCCGTTTGATCCATCTGGCCGGGATGCTGGGACGCAAGGTGATGATTTCCTCTGCCACGATTCCGCCCGATCTGGCCGAAGGCTATTTCAACGCCTATCAGCAAGGCTGGCGGCTGTTTGCACTGACCCGGGACATCAAACACCAAATCGGCTGCGCCTGGATAGACGAATTCGCCACCCGTATCGAAACGGTACAGGATGCGGAAATTCCCGTGCGCAGACAAAGCTATCGTCAGGCGCATCAGCATTTTATCGAAAAACGCAGCGGGCAATTGCAAAAACAGCCGGTCAGGCGCATAGCCGAAATTGTTGCCTGCATACCGTCCGACTGCGACGAAACCGGCATGGAGCAGCAGTATTTCGCGGTCGTTCAGCAAGCGATTATCGTCCAGCACCGGCGTCACGCCCTAACCGACCCTCATAGCGGTAAATACGTATCGTTCGGCGTGGTGCGCATGGCGAATATTCCGCCCTGTATCCGGCTGACCCAATATCTGGCGCAGGCGCAATGGCCGGAAACGGTGGATATGCGCGTGATGGCATATCACAGCCAACAGGTGTTATTGCTGCGCCACGCGCAGGAAAAACATCTGGATACGGTGCTGAAACGCAGCAAACGCTCACCGTTCGACGATACGCTGATACGCCGGCATCTGGATCACAGCACCGCCGAAAACCTGATTTTCATTCTGGTGGCAACGCCGGTGGAAGAGGTCGGACGCGATCACGATTTCGACTGGGCGGTGGTGGAACCGTCGTCCTATCGCTCCATCATTCAGCTGGCGGGGCGGATTTTACGCCATCGTTTCGACATCCTGCCGCAAAGCGCCAACATCGCGTTAATGCAATACAACCTGAAAGCGCTGAAGCAACAACGCCCAGCCTACTGCCGCCCCGGTTACGAAAGCGAGAAATTCCCTTTAGCCAGTCACGACCTGATGGATTTGATCCCCGGCGCACAGTTGGCGAACATCAATGCGTTGCCGCGCATCCGGCGCAACGCCGAACTCAGACCGGATAACAATCTGGCCGATCTGGAACATGCCAGTATTCGACATTTATTAACCGCCTACGACGATCAAGGCCCGCAAGCGCTGCAAGGATGGCTCGACGAATGCTGGTGGCTGACGGCGTTGCCGCAACATTTGAAACCGTTTCGCAAACAGGACAACCATCAAAATTTATACCTTATGCCTGAAGGAAAATTCGTTGAGAAAACCCCGGACGGCGGCATCAATCCGGTTGAGACATACTACAAAATCCACCGTGATCCTTCGGATCAGGCCTGGAGCGGCAAATTATGGCTGCATCGAGACTACGAAGAATTGCTGGAACAGCAGGCCGAACGTCAAGGGCTGTCGCTCCTGCAAGCGGCGTTGCGTTACGGCGAAATCAGCGTGCGTATTGGCGAAAAAGAGAAACTGAGCGGCAACGGCTTCGAATATTCCGATCAGTTGGGGATGTGGAAAAAACAGTGA
- a CDS encoding type II toxin-antitoxin system TacA family antitoxin produces MAIESNKQDVLKIRMDAVTLQLLERARGYVDLDRNKFIRLSIREKADAVISEYEKTRFNADDWQRFFDMLDNPSEPGEHMKKAAATYRSIIAGAAGFYQKFGFKPLLATPNRLVLPFSAIKSLL; encoded by the coding sequence ATGGCAATCGAATCCAACAAACAGGACGTTCTGAAAATTCGCATGGATGCGGTAACGTTACAGCTACTCGAACGGGCCAGAGGCTATGTTGACCTGGACAGAAACAAATTTATTCGTCTAAGCATTCGGGAAAAGGCGGACGCCGTTATTTCGGAATATGAAAAAACCCGCTTCAATGCCGACGACTGGCAACGGTTTTTCGACATGCTGGATAATCCGTCCGAGCCAGGCGAACACATGAAAAAAGCAGCTGCGACCTACAGGAGCATTATTGCCGGTGCCGCCGGCTTTTACCAAAAATTCGGTTTCAAGCCGCTGTTGGCGACTCCAAACCGTTTGGTGCTGCCGTTTTCGGCGATAAAAAGTTTGCTTTAA
- the cas6f gene encoding type I-F CRISPR-associated endoribonuclease Cas6/Csy4: MNRYIDITLLPDADIGLHFLWEKLYRQIHLGLVEIQEANGSVPVGVAFPGYDAQQCLLGNKLRLLAESEALLERFNAAQWLSRFSDYIHLTGIRPVPERIRAYACYPRIQPKSSKARLARRKARRENIGFEQALAALENFSERRADAPYVWMNSQTNGERFCLFVGYAEKPALVQAGFSAYGLSRISSVPIF; this comes from the coding sequence ATGAACCGCTATATTGATATCACCCTGTTGCCCGACGCCGATATCGGGCTGCATTTCCTGTGGGAAAAGCTCTACCGGCAAATTCATTTGGGACTGGTTGAAATTCAGGAGGCTAACGGCAGCGTACCTGTCGGCGTCGCCTTCCCCGGCTACGATGCGCAACAGTGCCTGCTCGGCAACAAGCTGCGGCTGCTGGCCGAAAGCGAAGCGCTGCTCGAACGCTTTAACGCTGCGCAATGGCTGAGCCGTTTCAGCGACTACATCCATTTGACCGGCATCCGTCCCGTACCCGAACGTATCCGCGCCTATGCCTGCTACCCACGCATACAGCCGAAGAGCAGCAAAGCCAGACTGGCGCGTCGCAAGGCGCGACGCGAAAACATCGGCTTCGAACAGGCGCTGGCCGCACTGGAAAACTTTAGCGAACGGCGCGCCGATGCGCCTTATGTGTGGATGAACAGCCAGACCAACGGCGAACGGTTTTGTCTGTTCGTCGGCTACGCCGAGAAACCGGCCCTGGTACAGGCCGGTTTCAGCGCCTACGGTCTAAGCCGGATAAGCAGCGTACCCATTTTTTGA